In Nocardia asteroides, a single genomic region encodes these proteins:
- a CDS encoding alpha/beta fold hydrolase, with the protein MSIVAAVSRAARNALALTPLGSGVGASEPMPSDVLCAEPQLTLRRYHHRGPADAPAVLLVPPLAAPASCFDLRPGQSVVEFLRGSGRAPYLVDYGPVGYADRRLGLADWIDRILPESVLRTSADRGGAPVDLVCWSLGGTLALLTAAAHPELPIRSVTAVGSPLDYRGMLGVPQLRLLAAPTGGQLTSAAIRAAGGVPAPLTRLSYRLSAWDRELTRPFFLARNLANTDALAKMQTIDRFLADMAGYPGRFMDQVWQRFVLAGDLESGVLRLGARRIALAEVAAAVLLVGGPRDAITPAGAVQTGLRTLTGARAVRYETAPGSHLGILTGPDAAHSTWTYLDKFLTEQVEVAGGVAPVR; encoded by the coding sequence GTGAGCATCGTCGCCGCTGTTTCCCGCGCCGCCCGCAACGCGCTGGCGCTGACCCCGCTCGGCTCCGGCGTCGGAGCGTCGGAGCCGATGCCGTCCGACGTGCTGTGTGCCGAGCCGCAGCTGACCCTGCGCCGCTACCACCACCGTGGCCCCGCCGACGCCCCCGCGGTGCTGCTGGTCCCGCCGCTGGCCGCCCCCGCGAGCTGCTTCGACCTGCGGCCGGGGCAGAGCGTGGTCGAGTTCCTGCGCGGCTCCGGCCGGGCGCCGTACCTGGTCGACTACGGGCCGGTGGGGTACGCGGACCGGCGGCTGGGGCTGGCGGACTGGATCGACCGCATCCTGCCGGAGTCGGTGCTGCGCACCTCCGCGGATCGCGGCGGCGCCCCGGTCGACCTGGTCTGCTGGTCGCTCGGCGGCACGCTCGCGCTGCTCACCGCGGCCGCGCACCCGGAGCTGCCGATCCGCTCGGTCACCGCGGTCGGCTCGCCGCTCGACTACCGCGGGATGCTCGGCGTGCCGCAGCTGCGGCTGCTGGCGGCGCCGACCGGCGGGCAGCTCACCTCGGCCGCGATCCGGGCCGCGGGCGGCGTGCCCGCGCCGCTGACCAGGCTCTCCTACCGCCTCTCCGCCTGGGACCGCGAGCTCACCCGGCCGTTCTTCCTCGCGCGCAACCTGGCGAACACCGACGCGCTGGCCAAGATGCAGACCATCGACCGGTTCCTGGCCGACATGGCCGGCTACCCCGGCCGCTTCATGGACCAGGTCTGGCAGCGCTTCGTGCTGGCAGGCGACCTCGAGTCCGGCGTGCTCCGGCTCGGCGCGCGCCGGATCGCGCTGGCCGAGGTCGCCGCGGCGGTGCTGCTCGTCGGCGGCCCGCGCGACGCCATCACCCCGGCCGGCGCGGTGCAGACCGGGCTGCGCACCCTGACCGGCGCCCGCGCGGTGCGGTACGAGACCGCGCCCGGCAGCCACCTCGGCATCCTGACCGGCCCCGACGCCGCCCACTCCACCTGGACCTACCTGGACAAATTCCTCACCGAACAGGTCGAGGTGGCCGGTGGGGTAGCGCCGGTCCGGTAG
- a CDS encoding SCO6745 family protein yields the protein MAIHPARRIWTTLEPLHDVVYFGAGVKEAGTAVGLRGYWQTYFAFRAAPLGAVGPAAVLATFAGFHRSMVTTALPDAWARATPDACLTARSAIATELLRGAGAGAAECARAVELLAPVQRAADPTGRPLFAANAALPLPADPVAALWQLATALREHRGDGHVAALVGAGVTGRQALVLQAAAGKTPVSVIRPARGVSEREWADAVDELRAAGLVAGEPDGPTLTGSGSALLQRVERVTDEAAWNGALAALPSDAATELTTSLAPLVDAVQREIVPAVSPVGLRRE from the coding sequence ATGGCAATTCATCCGGCCCGTCGAATCTGGACCACGCTCGAGCCGCTGCACGATGTGGTGTATTTCGGGGCCGGGGTCAAGGAGGCCGGTACCGCCGTCGGGCTGCGCGGGTACTGGCAGACCTACTTCGCCTTCCGGGCCGCGCCGCTCGGCGCCGTCGGGCCTGCCGCGGTGCTCGCCACCTTCGCCGGATTCCACCGTTCCATGGTCACCACGGCACTTCCGGACGCCTGGGCCCGCGCGACCCCCGATGCCTGCCTGACCGCCCGCTCCGCGATCGCCACCGAGCTGCTCCGCGGCGCGGGCGCCGGTGCGGCCGAGTGCGCCCGCGCGGTCGAGCTGCTCGCGCCGGTGCAGCGCGCCGCCGACCCCACCGGCCGCCCGCTCTTCGCCGCCAACGCGGCGCTGCCGCTCCCCGCCGACCCGGTCGCCGCGCTCTGGCAGCTGGCGACGGCGCTGCGCGAGCACCGCGGCGACGGGCACGTCGCCGCCCTGGTCGGGGCCGGTGTCACCGGTCGGCAGGCGCTGGTGCTGCAGGCGGCGGCGGGCAAGACGCCGGTCTCGGTGATCCGGCCCGCGCGCGGGGTCTCCGAGCGGGAGTGGGCGGACGCGGTGGACGAGCTGCGCGCCGCCGGGCTGGTCGCCGGCGAGCCGGACGGTCCGACGCTCACCGGCAGCGGCTCCGCGCTGCTACAGCGGGTCGAGCGGGTGACCGACGAGGCGGCCTGGAACGGCGCGCTCGCCGCGCTGCCGAGCGACGCCGCCACCGAGCTCACCACCTCGCTGGCGCCGCTGGTCGACGCGGTGCAGCGGGAGATCGTCCCCGCGGTGAGCCCGGTCGGGCTGCGGCGGGAGTGA
- a CDS encoding DUF3107 domain-containing protein yields MEVKIGISDSPRELVIASSQTPAEVESLVSGALAGENGVLSLTDEKGRKYLIQAAKVAYVEIGASAAGRVGFAAV; encoded by the coding sequence GTGGAGGTCAAGATCGGTATTTCGGATAGCCCGCGGGAGCTCGTGATCGCCAGCTCGCAGACCCCGGCCGAGGTCGAGTCCCTGGTCAGCGGCGCGCTCGCCGGCGAGAACGGGGTGCTGTCGCTGACCGACGAGAAGGGCCGCAAGTACCTGATCCAGGCCGCGAAGGTGGCCTACGTCGAGATCGGCGCCTCCGCCGCGGGCCGGGTCGGCTTCGCCGCCGTCTGA
- a CDS encoding TIGR02569 family protein, producing MTSEEPPDHVRATFGLQSVTPVSLGDWDGGWLLDDVVLSPVADHARSAWSARVRETLTVDGVRLARPVRATDGRYVVSGWRADHYLDGVPEPRHDEVVSVSLRLHEATAGLERPRFLAQPPVAPWLDVDVFVAADRAAWEAIPLRSLRGAGAPPPTSPDGVRSMELIGQLATLRRPVRTPAQLVHGDLFGTVLFNGLSTPGLTDLTPYWRPVAWAAGVIVVDALSWGGADDGLLERWGELPEWPQMLLRAVMFRLAVHALHPRSSAEAFPGLARTADMVRLLV from the coding sequence GTGACCTCCGAGGAACCTCCCGATCACGTGCGAGCCACCTTCGGCCTGCAGTCGGTCACCCCGGTGTCGCTGGGCGACTGGGACGGTGGCTGGTTGCTCGACGATGTGGTGCTCAGCCCGGTGGCCGACCACGCGCGCTCCGCGTGGTCGGCGCGGGTGCGCGAGACGCTGACGGTGGACGGCGTGCGGCTGGCCCGTCCGGTGCGCGCCACCGACGGCCGCTACGTCGTCTCCGGCTGGCGCGCCGACCACTACCTGGACGGCGTCCCCGAGCCGAGGCACGACGAGGTGGTCTCGGTCTCGCTGCGGCTGCACGAGGCCACCGCGGGGCTGGAGCGGCCGCGGTTCCTGGCGCAGCCGCCGGTCGCGCCGTGGCTGGACGTCGACGTCTTCGTCGCCGCCGACCGCGCGGCCTGGGAGGCCATCCCGCTGCGCAGCCTGCGCGGGGCGGGTGCGCCGCCGCCGACCTCGCCGGACGGCGTGCGCAGCATGGAGCTGATCGGCCAGCTGGCCACGCTGCGCCGCCCGGTGCGCACCCCCGCGCAGCTGGTGCACGGCGACCTCTTCGGCACCGTGCTCTTCAACGGCCTCAGCACACCCGGCCTCACCGACCTCACCCCCTACTGGCGCCCCGTCGCCTGGGCGGCCGGGGTGATCGTGGTGGACGCGCTCTCCTGGGGCGGCGCCGACGACGGCCTGCTGGAGCGCTGGGGTGAGCTGCCCGAGTGGCCGCAGATGCTGCTGCGCGCGGTCATGTTCCGGCTCGCCGTGCACGCCCTGCACCCGCGCTCCAGCGCGGAGGCGTTTCCCGGCCTCGCCCGCACCGCCGACATGGTCCGGCTCCTGGTCTGA
- a CDS encoding YceI family protein, translated as MTTSTNDTLLKPGAWTLDAHHSSVGFTVRHLGIAKVRGRFTSFETEFAVDEAGLATLGASIQLDSFDTGNPGRDEHVRAADFLDVANRPTLTFRAAAPVRIAETFTVEGEATLGDKSTPLTLEVEWGGLQQFPGDEKLHAGFSATGSIDRTALGVGAPAPGFLSSAVKIELEIQLVEPA; from the coding sequence ATGACCACGAGCACGAACGACACCCTGCTGAAGCCCGGCGCCTGGACCCTCGACGCCCATCACTCCTCGGTCGGTTTCACCGTCCGGCACCTCGGCATCGCCAAGGTGCGCGGCCGGTTCACCAGCTTCGAGACCGAGTTCGCCGTCGACGAGGCCGGGCTCGCCACCCTCGGCGCGAGCATCCAGCTCGACTCCTTCGACACCGGCAACCCCGGCCGCGACGAGCACGTGCGCGCCGCCGACTTCCTCGACGTCGCCAACCGCCCGACCCTCACCTTCCGCGCCGCCGCGCCGGTGCGGATCGCCGAGACCTTCACCGTCGAGGGCGAGGCCACGCTCGGCGACAAGAGCACCCCGCTGACGCTGGAGGTGGAGTGGGGCGGTCTCCAGCAGTTCCCCGGCGACGAGAAGCTGCACGCCGGCTTCTCCGCCACCGGCAGCATCGACCGCACCGCGCTCGGCGTCGGCGCGCCCGCTCCCGGTTTCCTGAGCAGCGCGGTCAAGATCGAGCTGGAGATCCAGCTGGTGGAGCCGGCCTGA
- a CDS encoding ferritin-like fold-containing protein produces the protein MGVESPAADVSSSEPAVPAEHPGVNDLFAVLAYGEISAFYRLAQEAALSPTLSGKVLAAKMAAAEMGHFGTLQTALAERGVDVYAAMAPFIRALDDYHASTDPSTWLESMVKFYVGDGIAADFYTEIAGSLPIEVGAVVRDVLAETGHSQFVVDEVRNAVRENGSERDRLTLWGRRLLGEAITQAQYVMAQRDDLTELVLSATGDLNGMAKLIERMQAGHAARMSALGL, from the coding sequence ATGGGAGTCGAGTCGCCTGCTGCCGACGTGTCCTCGTCCGAGCCGGCCGTGCCCGCGGAGCACCCCGGGGTGAACGATCTCTTCGCGGTCCTCGCCTACGGCGAGATCTCCGCCTTCTACCGGCTGGCCCAGGAGGCCGCGCTCTCGCCGACGCTGTCGGGCAAGGTGCTCGCGGCGAAGATGGCGGCGGCCGAGATGGGGCACTTCGGCACGTTGCAGACCGCGCTCGCCGAACGCGGCGTCGACGTCTACGCGGCGATGGCCCCCTTCATCCGCGCGCTCGACGACTACCACGCCTCCACCGACCCGTCGACCTGGCTGGAGTCGATGGTCAAGTTCTACGTCGGCGACGGGATCGCCGCGGACTTCTACACCGAGATCGCGGGCTCGCTGCCCATCGAGGTCGGCGCCGTGGTGCGCGACGTGCTCGCCGAGACCGGGCACTCCCAGTTCGTCGTCGACGAGGTGCGGAACGCGGTGCGGGAGAACGGGTCCGAGCGCGACCGGCTCACGCTCTGGGGGCGCAGGCTGCTCGGCGAGGCGATCACCCAGGCGCAGTACGTGATGGCGCAGCGGGACGATCTCACCGAGCTGGTGCTCAGCGCCACCGGCGACCTGAACGGCATGGCGAAGTTGATCGAGCGCATGCAGGCCGGGCACGCTGCGCGGATGTCCGCCCTCGGCCTCTGA
- a CDS encoding MFS transporter: MTAVAESGTQTEPFIHQKRGRWLERWEPDNTQFWESGGKRTAKKNLSFSVFAENLGFSVWVIWGTVVTSMGAAGFPFLAGLGKGDPVAVSNALLLTSTPTLVGAALRIPYTFAIPRFGGRAFTAFSAAMLLIPTLGLAWFVNQPGTPMWVFLVLAALAGVGGGNFSSSMANISFFFPEGKKGAALGINAAGGNLGVAQTQLVLPLLITLGTHLTAKDPAGYRFGITLSVLIWVPFILVATFGALRYMDSIATAKSDGRSYKLALTNQHTWVMSFLYIGTFGSFIGFSFAFPTLIKANFPNLAQIGWITTLGNLAFLGALVGSFSRPFGGWISDRVGGARMTVGVFGGMAVAVVLIMAALEMKSFPLYLISFLLLFVLTGIGNGSTYRMIPSIFSAEVTRRADAHGMSAAEATASARRQAGAAIGVIGAVGASGGYLLQQALRLSNINFGSMAPAFWAYAVAFLVMAGVTWWFYLRSSFAVQRAPSLAYANV, translated from the coding sequence ATGACAGCGGTGGCCGAATCCGGTACGCAGACAGAACCGTTCATCCATCAGAAGCGCGGCCGCTGGCTGGAGCGCTGGGAGCCGGACAACACGCAATTCTGGGAGTCCGGCGGCAAGCGCACGGCGAAGAAGAACCTGTCCTTCTCGGTCTTCGCGGAGAACCTCGGCTTCAGCGTCTGGGTGATCTGGGGAACCGTGGTGACCAGCATGGGCGCCGCGGGCTTCCCGTTCCTGGCCGGGCTCGGCAAGGGCGACCCCGTCGCGGTGAGCAACGCGCTGCTGCTCACCTCCACCCCGACCCTGGTCGGCGCGGCGCTGCGCATCCCGTACACCTTCGCCATCCCACGCTTCGGCGGGCGGGCGTTCACGGCGTTCAGCGCGGCGATGCTGCTCATCCCGACGCTGGGGCTCGCCTGGTTCGTCAACCAGCCGGGCACCCCCATGTGGGTCTTCCTGGTGCTGGCCGCGCTGGCCGGGGTCGGCGGCGGCAACTTCTCCTCGTCGATGGCGAACATCTCGTTCTTCTTCCCGGAGGGCAAGAAGGGCGCGGCGCTCGGAATCAACGCCGCGGGCGGCAATCTCGGCGTCGCGCAGACTCAGCTGGTGCTGCCGCTGCTGATCACCCTCGGCACCCACCTGACCGCGAAGGACCCGGCCGGGTACCGCTTCGGCATCACGCTCTCGGTGCTGATCTGGGTGCCGTTCATCCTGGTGGCGACCTTCGGCGCGCTGCGCTACATGGACAGCATCGCGACCGCGAAATCGGACGGCCGCTCGTACAAGCTGGCGCTCACCAACCAGCACACCTGGGTGATGTCGTTCCTCTACATCGGCACCTTCGGCTCCTTCATCGGCTTCTCCTTCGCCTTCCCGACCCTGATCAAGGCCAACTTCCCGAACCTGGCGCAGATCGGCTGGATCACCACGCTCGGCAACCTGGCCTTCCTCGGCGCACTGGTCGGCTCGTTCAGCAGGCCGTTCGGCGGCTGGATCTCGGACCGGGTCGGCGGCGCCAGGATGACCGTCGGGGTGTTCGGCGGAATGGCGGTCGCGGTGGTGCTGATCATGGCGGCGCTGGAGATGAAGAGCTTCCCGCTCTACCTGATCTCGTTCCTGCTGCTCTTCGTGCTCACCGGGATCGGCAACGGCTCCACCTACCGGATGATCCCGTCGATCTTCAGCGCCGAGGTCACCCGGCGGGCGGATGCGCACGGCATGAGCGCCGCGGAGGCGACGGCATCGGCCCGGCGCCAGGCCGGGGCGGCGATCGGCGTCATCGGGGCGGTCGGCGCCTCCGGCGGGTACCTGCTGCAGCAGGCGCTCCGGCTGTCGAACATCAACTTCGGCAGCATGGCGCCCGCCTTCTGGGCCTACGCCGTCGCCTTCCTGGTGATGGCCGGGGTGACCTGGTGGTTCTACCTGCGGTCCTCGTTCGCGGTGCAGCGCGCGCCCTCGCTCGCCTACGCCAACGTCTGA
- a CDS encoding DUF3152 domain-containing protein — MTDRPEPPSGAELDRLPVAAGGAPPVQYSPPDRSFQPLSASWNPIEDGPFASEPEPPRRGPIRRFLATYGWRAYALPVLLAVTVLVGVDAVRGGGPPAVVVAGGVPGFGTLSPRADDVGIIGAPPGEGKFPADLPTGALPDGGPFTEVGAGSWRVVPGGTEQVGPGTQYVFRYTVEVEDGVDTAAYGGDAAVAKMVDSTLANPKSWSHDSRFGFRRVDQGDPDFRVALSTRASTRKACGFDIPIDSSCYNADSEQVVLSEARWVRGAPAFEGDIGSYRQYLVNHEIGHAIGYHQHQPCETDGGLAPVMMQQTFGTDNNAIATLDPSGVVPMDGKRCRFNPWPYPRG, encoded by the coding sequence GTGACCGACCGACCGGAACCACCGTCCGGCGCCGAGCTCGACCGCCTTCCCGTCGCGGCCGGTGGGGCCCCGCCCGTCCAGTACAGCCCGCCGGATCGCTCCTTTCAGCCGCTCTCCGCGAGCTGGAATCCGATCGAGGACGGCCCGTTCGCGAGCGAGCCGGAGCCGCCGCGGCGCGGCCCGATCCGGCGGTTCCTCGCCACCTACGGCTGGCGCGCCTACGCGCTGCCGGTGCTGCTCGCGGTGACCGTGCTGGTCGGGGTGGACGCGGTGCGCGGCGGCGGGCCGCCCGCGGTGGTGGTGGCGGGCGGGGTGCCCGGCTTCGGCACGCTGAGCCCGCGCGCGGACGACGTCGGCATCATCGGCGCGCCGCCCGGTGAGGGGAAGTTCCCGGCCGACCTGCCCACCGGCGCGCTGCCGGACGGCGGGCCGTTCACCGAGGTCGGGGCGGGGAGCTGGCGCGTCGTCCCGGGCGGCACCGAGCAGGTCGGGCCAGGCACGCAGTACGTCTTCCGGTACACCGTCGAGGTGGAGGACGGGGTCGACACCGCGGCGTACGGCGGCGACGCGGCGGTCGCCAAGATGGTCGACTCCACGCTCGCCAACCCCAAGAGCTGGAGCCATGATTCGCGCTTCGGCTTCCGCCGGGTCGACCAGGGCGACCCGGACTTCCGGGTGGCGCTGAGCACGAGGGCGAGCACCAGGAAGGCCTGCGGCTTCGACATCCCGATCGATTCGTCCTGCTACAACGCCGACTCCGAGCAGGTGGTGCTCTCCGAGGCGCGCTGGGTGCGCGGGGCGCCGGCCTTCGAGGGCGATATCGGCTCCTACCGGCAGTACCTGGTGAACCACGAGATCGGCCACGCCATCGGCTACCACCAGCACCAGCCGTGCGAGACCGACGGCGGGCTGGCGCCGGTGATGATGCAGCAGACCTTCGGCACCGACAACAACGCCATCGCCACGCTCGATCCGAGCGGGGTCGTTCCCATGGACGGCAAGCGCTGCCGGTTCAACCCATGGCCCTACCCCCGCGGGTGA
- a CDS encoding helix-turn-helix domain-containing protein produces the protein MSGNRFAEFLVARRAELRPADVGLPGAGRRRTPGLRREEVAVRAGVSVDYLARLEQGRDMNPSIAVVDALADALLLDDAQRRHIGLLALTAGREERCPGAGTAARVVPESVEAIVRALDPTPAFVLGRGLTVRTGNRAWTEFAEPLGLLDHPGDLAYWVFRHEAARRVLHNRAAVAESFTAMLYRASTRWPTDRELREIIDDLRRIPEFAQRWQPRLAAEPAPTPLRLEHPVHGAVTITTELLETQRDHTVVVWLPDRELARGQGLRLVRGDRAANE, from the coding sequence ATGTCAGGCAACAGGTTCGCCGAGTTCCTCGTCGCGCGCAGGGCCGAGCTGCGCCCCGCCGACGTCGGGCTGCCCGGCGCAGGCCGCCGCCGGACACCGGGGCTGCGCCGCGAGGAGGTCGCCGTGCGTGCCGGGGTGAGCGTGGACTACCTGGCCCGGCTGGAGCAGGGCAGGGACATGAACCCGTCGATCGCGGTGGTGGACGCGCTGGCCGACGCGCTGCTGCTGGACGACGCGCAGCGGCGCCACATCGGGCTGCTCGCGCTCACCGCGGGCCGCGAGGAGCGCTGCCCGGGTGCAGGCACCGCGGCGCGGGTGGTCCCGGAGAGTGTCGAGGCCATCGTCCGCGCGCTCGACCCGACCCCCGCCTTCGTGCTCGGCCGCGGCCTCACCGTGCGCACCGGCAACCGGGCCTGGACGGAGTTCGCCGAGCCGCTCGGCCTGCTGGACCACCCCGGCGACCTCGCGTACTGGGTCTTCCGGCACGAGGCCGCGCGCCGAGTGCTGCACAACCGGGCCGCCGTCGCCGAGTCCTTCACCGCCATGCTCTACCGGGCGAGCACCCGCTGGCCGACCGACCGGGAGCTGCGCGAGATCATCGACGACCTGCGGCGGATCCCGGAGTTCGCGCAGCGCTGGCAGCCGCGGCTGGCCGCCGAGCCCGCCCCGACGCCGCTGCGGCTGGAGCACCCGGTGCACGGCGCCGTCACGATCACCACCGAGCTGCTGGAGACGCAGCGGGACCACACCGTCGTGGTGTGGCTACCCGATCGCGAGCTCGCCCGCGGACAGGGGCTCCGGCTGGTGCGCGGCGACCGCGCGGCCAACGAGTAG
- the moeZ gene encoding adenylyltransferase/sulfurtransferase MoeZ, translating into MSSSKSLPPLVEPAAELTRDEVARYSRHLIIPDLGVDGQKRLKNARVLVIGAGGLGSPALLYLAAAGVGTLGIVEFDEVDASNLQRQVIHGESDIGRPKADSARDSILEINSGIDVRLHKIRLEPENAVELFREYDLIVDGTDNFATRYLVNDAAVLAGKPYVWGSIYRFEGQVSVFWEDAPDAPDGEKRGINYRDLYPEAPPPGMVPSCAEGGVLGVLCASIGSVMVTEAIKLLTGIGEPLLGRLMVYDALDMNYRTIKLRRDPERQPITELIDYDAFCGVVSDEGQAAAAGSTITARELEALLAADKVELIDVREPVEWDIVHIDGATLIPKDRILSGEALAELPQNRPIVLHCKTGIRSAEALAALKQAGFADATHLQGGVIAWANQVDRTLPVY; encoded by the coding sequence GTGTCATCATCGAAGTCGCTGCCGCCACTGGTCGAACCGGCCGCCGAACTCACCAGGGACGAGGTGGCCCGCTACAGCAGGCACCTGATCATCCCGGACCTGGGCGTCGACGGGCAGAAGCGGCTGAAGAACGCCAGGGTCCTGGTGATCGGCGCGGGCGGACTCGGCTCCCCGGCGCTGCTCTACCTGGCCGCGGCGGGCGTCGGCACGCTCGGCATCGTCGAGTTCGACGAGGTGGACGCCTCCAACCTGCAGCGCCAGGTCATCCACGGCGAGTCCGACATCGGGCGGCCGAAGGCGGACAGCGCGCGCGACTCCATCCTGGAGATCAACTCCGGCATCGACGTGCGGCTGCACAAGATCCGGCTGGAGCCGGAGAACGCCGTCGAGCTGTTCCGCGAGTACGACCTGATCGTGGACGGCACCGACAACTTCGCCACCCGCTACCTGGTGAACGACGCCGCCGTGCTGGCGGGCAAGCCCTACGTCTGGGGCTCGATCTACCGCTTCGAGGGTCAGGTCTCGGTCTTCTGGGAGGACGCCCCCGACGCGCCGGATGGTGAAAAGAGAGGCATCAACTACCGCGACCTCTACCCGGAGGCCCCGCCGCCGGGCATGGTCCCGTCCTGCGCCGAGGGCGGCGTGCTCGGCGTGCTCTGCGCCTCGATCGGCTCGGTCATGGTCACCGAGGCGATCAAGCTGCTCACCGGCATCGGCGAGCCGCTGCTCGGCAGGCTCATGGTCTACGACGCACTGGACATGAACTACCGCACCATCAAGCTGCGCCGCGACCCGGAGCGGCAGCCGATCACCGAGCTGATCGACTACGACGCCTTCTGCGGCGTCGTCTCCGACGAGGGCCAGGCCGCCGCCGCGGGCTCGACGATCACCGCCCGCGAGCTGGAGGCGCTGCTCGCCGCGGACAAGGTCGAGCTGATCGACGTGCGCGAGCCGGTGGAGTGGGACATCGTGCACATCGACGGCGCCACGCTCATCCCCAAGGACCGGATCCTCTCCGGCGAGGCGCTCGCCGAGCTGCCGCAGAACCGGCCCATCGTGCTGCACTGCAAGACCGGGATCCGCTCGGCCGAGGCGCTGGCCGCGCTCAAGCAGGCCGGCTTCGCGGACGCGACGCACCTGCAGGGCGGCGTCATCGCCTGGGCCAACCAGGTGGACAGGACACTGCCCGTGTACTGA
- a CDS encoding TetR/AcrR family transcriptional regulator, which produces MTDLVDRMARNASPDPKPAGNRGATATKRGTRLPRDERRQQLLQAASEVFVLRGYHASGMDEISQCAGVSKPVLYQHFTSKLELYVAVLQNYVDMLVSSVRQALRSTTDNRQRVRAAVQAYYDFVDNEQQGFRLVFESDLTSEPQVQRRVEQATEACVDAVFDVVAHDSGLDPYRARILAVGLVGASQFTARYWLEADRPIPKEEAVDTTVALAWGGLSHIPLQHPLERP; this is translated from the coding sequence ATGACTGACCTCGTGGATCGGATGGCGCGCAACGCGTCGCCCGATCCCAAGCCCGCGGGCAACCGCGGTGCCACCGCGACCAAACGTGGCACCAGGCTGCCGCGCGACGAGCGCAGGCAGCAGCTACTCCAGGCCGCGAGCGAGGTCTTCGTGCTCCGCGGCTATCACGCCTCCGGGATGGACGAGATCTCGCAGTGCGCAGGAGTGAGCAAGCCGGTGCTGTACCAGCACTTCACCAGCAAGCTCGAGCTGTACGTCGCCGTGCTGCAGAACTACGTCGACATGCTGGTCTCCAGCGTGCGCCAGGCGCTGCGCTCGACCACCGACAACCGGCAGCGCGTGCGCGCCGCCGTCCAGGCGTACTACGACTTCGTCGACAACGAGCAGCAGGGCTTCCGGCTGGTCTTCGAATCCGACCTCACCAGCGAGCCGCAGGTGCAGCGCCGGGTCGAGCAGGCCACCGAGGCCTGCGTCGACGCCGTCTTCGACGTGGTGGCGCACGACTCCGGGCTGGACCCGTACCGGGCCCGCATCCTCGCGGTCGGGCTGGTCGGCGCCAGCCAGTTCACCGCGCGGTACTGGTTGGAGGCGGATCGCCCGATCCCCAAGGAGGAGGCGGTGGACACCACCGTCGCGCTGGCCTGGGGCGGCCTCTCGCACATCCCGCTGCAGCACCCGCTCGAGCGGCCCTGA